Within Ralstonia pickettii DTP0602, the genomic segment GCAGGGCGGCATGCCGCTGACCGCCGCGCATATCGATGCGCTGCTGCAAGGCACGGACCTGCTGCTGCGCATCGGCCATCCGCCCGGCGGCGACCTGGGCTGGGCCGACGGCGCCGGCCGCGCGCAGATCGAGGCGGTGGTGCAGCGGCTGGGCACGCTGGATGGCGGCGCGGCGGCGCCGTTCGCCACGGCACCGGCGCCGCTGCCGGATCAAGCGCAAGTCGTCGAAGCCGAACCGGAGCCCGCCGCTTTCGCGCCACCCCTTGCGGATAGCGCCGAGCCGCTGGCCGCGCCACCACCGCAAACGCCGTCCCCTGCGGCTGCGGCCGATGGCCACGAACGTATGCTGCGCGTCAGCGCCGACACCCTCGACCAGTTGCTGGCGCTGTCCGGCGAGGCCATGGTCGAGTCGCACTGGCTGCGCCCCTTCGGCAAGTCGCTGCAGAAGGCCAGGCGCCAGCAAGCGCGCGCGCTGCATGCCGCCGATACGCTGAAGGAGACGTTGCAGCAGGTGCTGGACGGCAACGCCGGCGCGGCCGGCGACGCGCGCGCGGCGCTGACAACCTTGCGCGAGCTGCTGGACGACGGCCACAGCCAGCTCGCCGAACGGCTGGAAGAGTTCGACCAGTACGACCATCGCGCCACGCGGCTGGCGCGCCGGCTCTATGACAGCGCGCTGGCCTCGCGCATGCGGCCGCTGGCGGACGGCCTGACCGGCTACGCTCGCATGGTGCGCGACCTCGGCCGCACCCTCGGCAAGTCCGTGCACCTGGAGCTGATCGGCGCGGGCACGCAGGTGGACCGCGACATCCTGGAAGCGCTGGACGCGCCGCTGGCGCACCTGTTGCGCAACGCCGTCGACCACGGCATCGAGCCGCCCGAGATACGCGCCGCGCAGGGCAAGCCCGCCGAGGGCCGCATCACGCTGCAGGCGCGCCACAATGCGGGCCGGCTGGTGATCGAAATCTTCGACGACGGCGCGGGCGTTGACCTGGAGGCGCTGCGGCGCGCCATCGTGCGCCGGCGCCTGGCCTCGGACGACACCGCCGCACGGCTGTCGCAGCCCGAGTTGCTCGACTTCCTGCTGCTGCCCGGCTTCAGCATGCGCGACACCGTGTCCGAGGTCTCGGGCCGCGGCGTGGGCCTGGACGCGGTGCAGGAAATGGTGCGCCGCGTGCGCGGCAGCCTGCGCCTGACGCAGCAGTCGGGGCAAGGCCTGCATTTCCAGCTGGAGCTACCGCTGACGCTGTCGGTGGTGCGCACGCTGCTGGTGGAGGTCGCGGGCGAAGCCTATGCCTTTCCGCTGGGCCGCGTGCTGCGCGCGGCCGCGGTGGCACGCAGCGAGATCGAGCAGACCGAAGGCCACCAGCATTTCCGCCACGAAGGCCGCGCGGTGGGCCTGGTCAGCGCCGCGCAGGTGCTGCAGCGGCCCGAGAGCGCGCAAGAGCACGACGATGTGCCGGTGGTGATCGTGGGCGAGGCGGAGCGGACCTACGGCATCGCCGTCGACCGCATGCTGGGCGAGCGGCTGCTGGTGGTGCAGCCGCTGCCGGCGGCGCTGGGCAAGGTCAAGGACATTGCCGCCGGCAGCCTGACCGACGACGGCACGCCGGTGCTGATCTTCGACGTGGAGGACGTGATCCGCTCGGTCGAGAAGCTGGTATCCGAGGGCCGCATCGCCGGCGTGCGCCAGGCAGCAGCGGCCGCTGTGCAAGTGCGCGCGCGGCGCGTACTGGTGATTGATGACTCGCTCACCGTGCGCGAACTGCAGCGCAAGCTGCTGGCCGGGCGTGGCTACGACGTGGCGGTGGCGGTCGATGGCATGGACGGCTGGAACGTGCTGCGCGCCGAGCCCTTCGACCTGGTCATCACGGATATCGACATGCCGCGCATGGACGGCATCGAGCTGGTGCGCCGCATCCGGCAGGACGCCGCGCTGCGCCAGCTGCCGGTGATGGTGGTGTCGTACAAGGACCGAGAACAGGACCGCCAGCGTGGCCTGGAGGCCGGCGCAGACTACTATCTGGCCAAGGGCAGTTTCCACGACGCCGCGCTGCTGGACGCGGTACAGGATTTGATCGGCGAGGCACGCACATGAAAATCGGCATCGTCAACGACTCGCCACTCGCGGTGGCCGCGCTGCGCCGGGCGCTTGCGCTCGATCCGTCCTTCGAGATCGCCTGGGTCGCCGGCGACGGCGCGCAGGCGGTGCAGATGGCCGCCAGCCACACGCCGGACCTGATCCTGATGGACCTGCTGATGCCGGTGATGGACGGCGTCGAGGCCACGCGCCGCATCATGGCCGAAACGCCCTGTGCGATCGTGGTGGTGACCATGGACCTGGGCCGCAATGCCTCGCAGGTGTTCGACGCGATGGGCCACGGCGCCATCGATGCGGTCGACACCCCCACGCTGGCCGAAGCCGATGCCCAGCTCGCCGCCGGGCCGCTGTTGCGCAAGCTGCGCAATATCGGCCGGCTGCTGGCGGGCCGCGTTGCACCGCAGCACACGCTGGCGGCGCCGCCACGCGCGGTGGCCGCGCCGCGGCTGGTGGCCATCGGCGCCTCGGCCGGCGGGCCTGCCGCGCTGGCCACGCTGCTGGGCGCGCTGCCGGCCGATTTCGGCGCGGCGGTGGTCACGGTGCAGCATGTCGACGAGGCCTTTGCCGCCGGCATGGCCGACTGGCTTGACGGCCAGTGCGCGCTGCCGGTGCGCCTGGCGCGCCCCGGCGACACGCCGCAGGCGGGCACGGTGCTGCTGGCAGGCACCAACGACCACCTGCGCCTGACCGGCCCCACGCGCATGGCCTACACTGAGCAACCGTGCGACTACCTGTACCGGCCCTCCATCGATGTCTTCTTTGAAAGCGTGGTGGAGCACTGGCGCGGCGACGTGGTCGGCGTGCTGCTGACCGGCATGGGGCGCGACGGCGCACTGGGACTGAAGGCGATGCGCGAGCGCGGCTTCCTCACCATCGCCCAGGACCGCGCCACCAGCGCCGTGTACGGCATGCCCAAGGCCGCCGCGGCCATGGGCGCCGCCGCCGAAATCCTGCCGCTGCCGCGCATCGCGCCGCGCCTGGTGCAGGTATGCGGCAGCCGTACCGTACTACCCTGACGGCGCGCTTTCTCCAGGCATAGCGAAGCACTGTCATACGTCCCGGGCGGCACCGGGACAGCACACCCAGGACCCAGAACAATGCAAACCGAACAGCCAGCCCCTACCAGACACGCCAGCCCTGGCGCGGCCACGCAAGAGTACGTGGCGATGGTGCTGCTGGTGGACGACCAGGCCATGGTCGGCGAGGCCGTCCGCCGCGCCCTGTCGACCGAGCCGGACATCGACTTCCACTACTGCGCCAACCCCGACGAGGCGGTCGCCGTGGCCGAGCGCACCAAGCCCACCGTGATCCTGCAGGACCTGGTGATGCCGGGCGTTGACGGCCTCACGCTGGTCAGGCGCTACCGCGACAACGCCGCCACGCGCGATATCCCGATCATCGTGCTGTCGACCAAGGAAGAAGCCGCGATGAAGAGCGCGGCGTTCGCTGCCGGGGCCAACGACTACCTGGTCAAGCTGCCCGACAGCATCGAACTGATCGCGCGCATCCGCTACCACTCGCGCTCCTACCTCAACTTGCTGCAGCGCGACGAGGCTTATCGCGCGCTGCGGCAAAGCCAGCAGCAGCTGCTCGAGACCAACCTGGAGCTGCAGCGGCTGACCAATTCGGACGGCCTGACCGGGCTGTCCAACCGCCGCTACTTCGACGAATACCTCGGCGCCGAATGGCGCCGCGCGCAGCGCGAGCAGACGCAAGTGGCGCTGCTGATGATCGATGTCGACAGTTTCAAGGCGTACAACGACACTTACGGACACGTTGCCGGCGACGAGGTGCTGCGCCGCGTCGCCGCGGTGCTCCGCGACAACTGCACGCGTGCGGCCGACCTGCCGGCGCGCTTTGGCGGCGAAGAATTTTCGATGGTGCTGCCGGGCACCTCGCCTGGCGGCGTGCGGCTGCTGGCCGAAAAGGTGCGACGCGCGGTCGAGGCGCTGCGCATCGTCCACAGCGGCTCGACCACCAGCGACTGCGTCACCGTCAGCATCGGTGGTGCCGTACTGGTGCCGCAGCCTGCGGAGCCGGCAAGCCGGCTGGTGGAAGTGGCGGACGGCGGCCTCTACCAGGCCAAGCGCAATGGCCGCAACCAGGTGATGATGTCATTGCCGTGAACAGAAGCAGACTGCCGCACCGGACCACGGGACGTCGGTCTGTGCACGAGCACCCGGCTGCAACAACCGGTTACACACTGGGACCTTTTGCGCAGCCGCCCTCCTTCCGCCCGCGCGGCCATGCGCCGACTGGCTTTGCCCCACACCGCCTCCTGTACGAATCGCTTCTTGTCGGAATCGTCCGACATGGAATTCGGAACCGCGCGCCTGCCTTGTATTAGCGCTGCTACCTATCGTTGCATCACCGCAAGCGCAATCGCCGCGCCTGCAGCAGATAGCAAACTGGCCACGCGACCGTCGCGCCCAGCGCGGGCATGGGCCAGCTCGTCTCTGATTCCAACGGTAAGAGGTGACCCATGTTCCGATCCAAGACCAGTCTTATCCTCGGCCTCGCCCTGGCCGCAACGGCAGTCCTGTCCGCCTGCGGTGGCGGCGACGATGGCATCGATGACCGCGTCGGACTGAGCAAGCCCTCGATCCGCGCGATCCACGCAGTGACTGGCGGCCCAAACGTCGACGTGCTGCAGAACGGTGCGAAGACCAGCTTCCTGGACAAGCCCTACAAGTTCGTCTCGACCTATTTCAACGTCGAGACAGGCAACCAGCTGATCGCCTTCAATGTCGCCGGCACGCAGACCGAACTGGCGCGGGCCTCGTTTGTCGCGGCCACCGGCCATAAGTACACCGTGGTGGCATTGCCGGCTTCGACCGTTGCCGAAGCGCTGACCATCGACGATCCGTTCGAAAAGGGCCTGCTGTCGAACAAGGCGCGGGTGCGCAGCCTGAACGCCTCGTTCAATGCGCAGAACGTTGATATCTACGTGACCATGCCCGCGATCGACCTGAACTCGGTCGGACCGACCTTCGGCGCCGTGGCGTACAAGCAGGCCTCGCCGGCTTCGGGCCAGGACTCGATTGACCTGGACGGCGGCACCTATCGCCTGCGCATCACGCCGGCGGGAAGCAAGACGGTTATTTTTGACTCCGGTGCGCTCACGCTGGCCAACAATGCCGACTGGCTGATCACGACCATCCCGGTCGACGGCATCGGCGCGACCGTGCCGAACAAGATCAAGGTGCTGGTGGCGCGCGGCGATGACGAGTCGCAAGCCGGCCTGGAACTGGTGACGCAGTAAGCGCCGCAGCTGGTTTCGCCTCCCTGCACCGCGTGTGTGGGGCAGGCAGGCAGGAGGCCGATCCGAGAAGGTCGGCCTTTTTTCTATGTGGTAGCGCAGCCTTGATGGGCGTCGTCGCCGTCGCCCGGCACCAGGTCCGCCTTCAGCACGGCGAGATGCGCTATGTACTGCTCCAGCTCGGCGCGCCCGCGTTCGGTAATGCAGTAGACACGGCCGCTGCCTTCGACCAGTTCGGCGGTGATGGCACGCGCCATCATCAGGCTGCGCAGCACCGGCCGCAGCGAGCGGATGTTCTTGTCGATGCCGCGCTCGCGCAGGCGGTCAACCAGGTTCAGGACCGTGGACGGGCTTGACTGGACGAGCTTGAGAACGTAGACGCGGGAAAAAAACCGGTCAATGGTAGGCGGTTTCATGGGCGCTGTCGGCGCACCCGATGGTGCGGGAATCCTGATCATCATGCGCAGCCCATGACTGCTGCCGCAGTCGGGCACTCTCTTGTCGTGCGGGCGCAGCCTGCGCTGCAGCGCGTGCGGCCCGCGAAAAAAAGAGGGGTGCACGAAGGCACCCCGAATGCTTGCGTTGTATGCGCCGCCCTGACTGGAAGTCAGGACGGCGCAGCCCCGGGGCGCGTGCGGCGCTATTCTTCCTGGAACGCTTCTTCGCGCTTGGCCTTGATCGACGGCAGGGCCACCACCGCCACCAGCGCCGCGGCTGCGATCAGCAGGCCGACCGACAGCGGGCGCGTCACGAACACGGTGAAGTCGCCACGCGACAGCAGCAGCGAGCGGCGGAAGTTCTCTTCCATCATCGGCCCCAGCACGAAGCCCAGCAGCAACGGCGCCGGCTCGCACTTGAGCTTCAGGAACAGGTAGCCGATCACGCCGAAGCCGGCGGCCATGAACACGTCGAAGGTCTGGTTGTTGACCGAGTACACGCCGATGCCGCAGAACACCAGGATCGCCGGGTACAGGAAGCGGTACGGCACGGTCAGCAGCTTCACCCAGATGCCGATCATCGGCAGGTTCAGGATGATCAGCATCAGGTTGCCGATCCACATCGAGGCGATCAGGCCCCAGAACAGCGCCGGGTTGCTGGTCATCACCTGCGGGCCGGGCTGGATGTTGTGGATGGTCATGGCACCCACCATCAGCGCCATCACCGCGTTGGGCGGAATGCCCAGCGTCAGCAGCGGGATGAACGAAGTCTGCGCCGCGGCGTTGTTGGCCGACTCCGGACCGGCCACGCCTTCGATCGCGCCCTTGCCGAACTCATGCGCGAACTTGGAGGTCTTCTTCTCCAGCGAGTACGCGGCAAACGAGGCCAGCGACGCACCACCGCCCGGCAGGATGCCCAGTGCCGAGCCCAACGCGGTGCCGCGCAGCACGGCGGGGATCATGCGCTTGAAGTCGGCCTTGGTCGGGAACAGGTTGGTGACGTGGTCGGTGAAGGTCTCGCGCGCTTCCTTCTGCTCCAGGTTGGCGATGATTTCGGCAAAGCCGAACATGCCCATGGCCAGCGCGACGAAGTCGATGCCGTCCGTCAGTTCCGGGACGTCGAACGAGAAGCGCGCGGCGCCCGAGTTCACGTCGGTGCCGATCAGGCCCAGCAGCAGGCCCAGCACGATCATCGCGATCGCCTTGGGCAGCGAGCCCGAGGCCAGCACCACGGCGCCGATCAGGCCCAGCACCATCAGCGAGAAGTATTCGGCGGGGCCGAACTTGAAAGCCAGTTCCGACAGCGGCGTGGCGAACGCGGCCAGGATCAGCGTGGCGACGCAGCCGGCGAAGAATGAGCCCAGGCCGGCGGTGGCCAGCGCCACCCCCGCTCGCCCTCGTCTTGCCATCTGGTAGCCGTCGATGGTGGTCACCACCGAGGACGATTCGCCGGGCAGGTTCACCAGGATGGCGGTGGTCGAACCACCATACTGGGCCCCGTAGTAGATGCCCGCCAGCATGATCAACGCGGCCACCGGCGGCAGCGTGTAGGTGATCGGCAGCAGCATGGCGATGGTGGCCAGCGGCCCCAGGCCCGGCAGCACGCCGATCAGCGTCCCCAGCACGCAGCCGAGGAAGGCGTAGGCGAGATTCTGCAGCGACAGCGCCGTGGAAAAACCCAGCGCAAGGTGATCAAGCAATTCCATGGTCGGCGTCTCCTTAACCGGTGATGAAGGCCGGCCACACCGGCATCTGCAGGTTGATGCCGTAGACGAAGGCGCCCAGGCTGATCAGCACCAGCACCACGGCGTTGAGCAGCGCACCCTTCCAGCTGAACTCATGGCTCGCCATCGACGACACCATGACCAGCACGAACACCGACAGCACCACGCCCAGCGGCTTGAGCAGCAGGCCGAACAGCACCACCGAGCCCAGGATCCACAGCAGCGTCTTTACGTCCCAGCGTGCGAGATGGTCTTCCTCGCCCCTGGACGACAGCGAAGACAACAGCACCACCGCGCCAAGCGCGGCAAGCACCAGTCCCAGCAGGAAGGGGAAATATCCGGGTCCCATCTTTGCGGCCGTTCCCATGGAATAGCCGCGAGCGACCCAGGAAAAGCCCAGACCGACCAGAACGAACATCAGGCCGGAGGCAAAGTCCTTTTGGCTGCGTATGCGCAAAATGATTCTCCTCAAAGTTCACGAAATTCCGTGCCGGGCCGCGCGCTGGCTCTGGCGCAACGAGACATGCGCAAGGCATGCTCCCCGACGGTTGAACCGAACCTTAGAGACGCGATCTTTCAGGCGCCTTTCATTTGTCTTGGCTTAGGGGTATTTACCGATGCACCTGAAAAACAGGGCTAATGCTGCGGGGCGAGCGCGTGTCAATGCATCACGTTGTGATGTATTTTCGCTTGTGAAAATTGGGGATGAATTCGGCTGAGGAGAGTGCCGAACAAGACGGCACGCGCGCTTGCATCAACGCAAGGCGCGGCCGGAAAGACGCGCGATCACAGCCTTGGCGACAGGACGCGCGTGTGCTGGGAGGGAGTGCCAGCGGTGACAAGATGACACGCCGATCTTTCGAACGGCTTTCAAGACGCGATATTTTTTTTGCCTGGAAAACGCCGCATCAGCGCACGCCTTGCGCCGCAGGCGTTGCGGTCTCGGCCTCGTCCGCGACGGGACCCGCGTCTTCGCACGGCGTACCCATGCTGGTATCCGGCGCCTGCCCAACCGCCTCACCCACATGCGCCCCCGCCGGCAGGATATGACTACGACGCCAGTTGCCAAAGCGGTAGTAGCCAACCGCCAGCACCAGCGACACCACCGAGCCCACGGGGAAGCTCCACCAGATCGCATCCGCGCCGATGCGCGGCCCCAGCGCCCACGCGAACGGCAGCCGGATCACCCACATCGACAGGAACAGGATCACCAGTGGCGCCATCACCGCGCCGGTGGCACGCACCGTGCCAAAGATGACGATGGTGAAGCCGAACAGGATGAACGACCACAGCACCACCATGTTGATATGCTGGGCGATGCCGATGGCCACGCCGTCGGTGCCGAGGAAGAGCCCGAGCGAATGCCGGTTGAACAGGTAGATCAACCCCACCAGCGCGCCGGTCATCGCCGCGTTGAACACCAGCCCGACGCGCGTAATGCGCGACACGCGTTGCCACAGCCCCGCGCCGACGTTCTGCGCCACCATCGACGAAACACTCGCGCCAACCGCCAGCGCCGGCATCTGGACGTACGTCCACAACTGCGAAGCCACCCCGTAAGCCGCAGTCGTCTGCGAACCGTAGGCATTGACCAATGCCATCATCACGATCGCCGACGACGAGATCACCACCATCTGCAATCCCATCGGCAGCCCCTTCACCACCAGTGCACGCAGGATTGCCGGATCCGGCCGCAGCAACGCGAGCTGCCCGCGATGCAGCAACAGGAAATGGCGGCGCCGGTACAGCAGCACCATCATCGCCGCCAGGCTCACCAGCTGCGCAATCAGCGTCGCCAGCGCCGAGCCGCCGATGCCAAGCGGCGGGATCGGCCCCACGCCGAAGATCAGCACCGGGTTGAGCGCCACGTCCAGCACCACCGACAGCAGCATGAACCAGAACGGCGTGCGCGAATCCCCCGCGCCGCGCAGCGTCATCATCACGAAGTTGTAGAAATACATGAACGGCAGCGCCAGGAAGATGATGCGCAGGTAGGTCACCGCCAGCGGCGCGGCATCTTCCGGCGTGTTCATGGCGGCCAGGATGTCGGGCGTGTAGATAAAGCCCAGCACCGACGCCAGCACCGACATCGCGACGAAGAAAGTGGTGCTGGTGCCGACCACGCGGCGCGCCTCGTCCAGGTCGTG encodes:
- a CDS encoding transcriptional regulator, translating into MPDCGSSHGLRMMIRIPAPSGAPTAPMKPPTIDRFFSRVYVLKLVQSSPSTVLNLVDRLRERGIDKNIRSLRPVLRSLMMARAITAELVEGSGRVYCITERGRAELEQYIAHLAVLKADLVPGDGDDAHQGCATT
- a CDS encoding multidrug transporter MatE; this encodes MKPDARLTTGPIGRTLLLFSLPVLGSNILQSLNASINSVWVGRFLGEAALTATSNANIILFFLLGVVFGISMANTIMIGQAVGAHDLDEARRVVGTSTTFFVAMSVLASVLGFIYTPDILAAMNTPEDAAPLAVTYLRIIFLALPFMYFYNFVMMTLRGAGDSRTPFWFMLLSVVLDVALNPVLIFGVGPIPPLGIGGSALATLIAQLVSLAAMMVLLYRRRHFLLLHRGQLALLRPDPAILRALVVKGLPMGLQMVVISSSAIVMMALVNAYGSQTTAAYGVASQLWTYVQMPALAVGASVSSMVAQNVGAGLWQRVSRITRVGLVFNAAMTGALVGLIYLFNRHSLGLFLGTDGVAIGIAQHINMVVLWSFILFGFTIVIFGTVRATGAVMAPLVILFLSMWVIRLPFAWALGPRIGADAIWWSFPVGSVVSLVLAVGYYRFGNWRRSHILPAGAHVGEAVGQAPDTSMGTPCEDAGPVADEAETATPAAQGVR
- a CDS encoding chemotaxis protein CheA (K13490: wspE; two-component system, chemotaxis family, sensor histidine kinase and response regulator WspE), producing the protein MNPEQLRDASLLELFALEAESQADVLNAGLLALERNPAAADQLEACMRAAHSLKGAARIVGLDGGVRVAHAMEDCLVAAQGGMPLTAAHIDALLQGTDLLLRIGHPPGGDLGWADGAGRAQIEAVVQRLGTLDGGAAAPFATAPAPLPDQAQVVEAEPEPAAFAPPLADSAEPLAAPPPQTPSPAAAADGHERMLRVSADTLDQLLALSGEAMVESHWLRPFGKSLQKARRQQARALHAADTLKETLQQVLDGNAGAAGDARAALTTLRELLDDGHSQLAERLEEFDQYDHRATRLARRLYDSALASRMRPLADGLTGYARMVRDLGRTLGKSVHLELIGAGTQVDRDILEALDAPLAHLLRNAVDHGIEPPEIRAAQGKPAEGRITLQARHNAGRLVIEIFDDGAGVDLEALRRAIVRRRLASDDTAARLSQPELLDFLLLPGFSMRDTVSEVSGRGVGLDAVQEMVRRVRGSLRLTQQSGQGLHFQLELPLTLSVVRTLLVEVAGEAYAFPLGRVLRAAAVARSEIEQTEGHQHFRHEGRAVGLVSAAQVLQRPESAQEHDDVPVVIVGEAERTYGIAVDRMLGERLLVVQPLPAALGKVKDIAAGSLTDDGTPVLIFDVEDVIRSVEKLVSEGRIAGVRQAAAAAVQVRARRVLVIDDSLTVRELQRKLLAGRGYDVAVAVDGMDGWNVLRAEPFDLVITDIDMPRMDGIELVRRIRQDAALRQLPVMVVSYKDREQDRQRGLEAGADYYLAKGSFHDAALLDAVQDLIGEART
- a CDS encoding chemotaxis protein CheY (regulates chemotaxis by demethylation of methyl-accepting chemotaxis proteins~K13491: wspF; two-component system, chemotaxis family, response regulator WspF [EC:3.1.1.61]), whose protein sequence is MKIGIVNDSPLAVAALRRALALDPSFEIAWVAGDGAQAVQMAASHTPDLILMDLLMPVMDGVEATRRIMAETPCAIVVVTMDLGRNASQVFDAMGHGAIDAVDTPTLAEADAQLAAGPLLRKLRNIGRLLAGRVAPQHTLAAPPRAVAAPRLVAIGASAGGPAALATLLGALPADFGAAVVTVQHVDEAFAAGMADWLDGQCALPVRLARPGDTPQAGTVLLAGTNDHLRLTGPTRMAYTEQPCDYLYRPSIDVFFESVVEHWRGDVVGVLLTGMGRDGALGLKAMRERGFLTIAQDRATSAVYGMPKAAAAMGAAAEILPLPRIAPRLVQVCGSRTVLP
- a CDS encoding membrane protein; this translates as MRIRSQKDFASGLMFVLVGLGFSWVARGYSMGTAAKMGPGYFPFLLGLVLAALGAVVLLSSLSSRGEEDHLARWDVKTLLWILGSVVLFGLLLKPLGVVLSVFVLVMVSSMASHEFSWKGALLNAVVLVLISLGAFVYGINLQMPVWPAFITG
- a CDS encoding diguanylate cyclase (K11444: wspR; two-component system, chemotaxis family, response regulator WspR [EC:2.7.7.65]), whose protein sequence is MQTEQPAPTRHASPGAATQEYVAMVLLVDDQAMVGEAVRRALSTEPDIDFHYCANPDEAVAVAERTKPTVILQDLVMPGVDGLTLVRRYRDNAATRDIPIIVLSTKEEAAMKSAAFAAGANDYLVKLPDSIELIARIRYHSRSYLNLLQRDEAYRALRQSQQQLLETNLELQRLTNSDGLTGLSNRRYFDEYLGAEWRRAQREQTQVALLMIDVDSFKAYNDTYGHVAGDEVLRRVAAVLRDNCTRAADLPARFGGEEFSMVLPGTSPGGVRLLAEKVRRAVEALRIVHSGSTTSDCVTVSIGGAVLVPQPAEPASRLVEVADGGLYQAKRNGRNQVMMSLP